One window of the Nicotiana tabacum cultivar K326 chromosome 4, ASM71507v2, whole genome shotgun sequence genome contains the following:
- the LOC107823681 gene encoding replication protein A 70 kDa DNA-binding subunit B-like: MAKMVSPDAISTILANPSPDSSSDLPEIIVQVVDLKPTGNRYMFSASDGKMKLKGILQSSLSSEVISGSIQNLGLIRVLDYTLNDIPTKNEKYLIVTKCDAVSPALEAEYKAEVKSQDNGIVLKPKQESFKNDVKMEEIGLKPKQEIQTKSAAQIVHEQHGNMAPAARMAMTRRIQPLVSLNPYQGNWTIKVRVTSKGNMRTYKNARGEGCVFNVELTDEDGTQIQATMFNEAARKFFDKFELGKVYYISKGTLRVANKQFKTVQNDYEMTLNENSQVEEASNEEAFIPETKFNFVPIDELGPYVNGRELVDVIGVVQSVSPTMSIRRKSNNETVPKRDITIADETKKTVVVSLWNDLATNVGQELLDMSDKSPVVAIKSLKVGDFQGVSLSALSKSNIVVNPDLPEAKKLRYWYDSEGKETSLASIGSGMSPSTKNGARSMYSDRVSLLHITSNPSLGEEKPVFFSIKAYISFIKPDQTMWYRACRTCNKKVTDAFGSGYWCEGCQKNDAECSLRYIMALKVFDASGEAWFSAFNEHAEKILGCSADELDKLKSEEGETAYQMKLKEATWVPHLFRVSVAPQEYNSEKRQRITVRAVAPVDYAAESKYLLEEMSKMNISI, translated from the exons AAGGGCATTTTGCAATCCAGTTTGTCATCTGAAGTTATATCTGGATCCATACAGAATCTGGGTCTTATTCGTGTTCTTGATTACACACTCAATGACATCCCAACAAAGAATGAGAA GTACTTGATTGTAACGAAGTGTGATGCAGTATCTCCCGCACTTGAAGCAGAATATAAGGCTGAAGTCAAAAGCCAAGATAATGGCATTGTATTGAAGCCAAAACAGGAGAGTTTCAAGAATGAtgtaaaaatggaagaaattggttTGAAACCCAAACAGGAAATTCAAACTAAATCTGCTGCTCAAATCGTGCATGAACAACATGGAAA CATGGCACCAGCTGCTCGAATGGCAATGACAAGAAGAATTCAACCACTTGTTTCTTTGAATCCCTACCAAGGGAATTGGACCATTAAAGTTCGAGTAACTAGCAAGGGAAATATGCGGACTTACAAAAATGCTAGAGGAGAAGGCTGCGTGTTTAATGTTGAATTAACAGATGAAGAT GGTACACAAATACAAGCTACAATGTTTAATGAAGCTGCAAGGAAGTTTTTTGACAAGTTTGAACTGGGGAAAGTGTATTACATATCAAAAGGAACTCTTAGGGTTGCTAACAAGCAATTCAAAACTGTACAAAATGATTACGAGATGACTTTGAATGAAAATTCCCAAGTTGAGGAGGCTAGCAATGAAGAGGCTTTTATTCCAGAAACAAAATTTAACTTCGTCCCTATTGATGAATTAGGACCATATGTCAATGGCAGGGAACTTGTTG ATGTAATTGGAGTGGTTCAGAGTGTATCTCCTACAATGAGCATAAGGAGGAAGAGTAACAACGAGACAGTTCCAAAGCGTGACATAACTATTGCAGATGAGAC GAAGAAGACTGTTGTGGTGTCTCTTTGGAATGATCTTGCTACCAATGTAGGACAAGAACTACTAGACATGTCTGATAAATCCCCAGTAGTTGCAATCAAATCCCTTAAAGTTGGAGACTTTCAGG GAGTGTCTTTATCAGCATTAAGCAAAAGTAATATTGTTGTGAATCCAGATTTACCTGAAGCCAAAAAATTGAGATATTG GTATGACTCCGAAGGCAAAGAAACTTCATTGGCATCTATTGGTTCTGGTATGAGTCCCTCAACCAAGAACGGAGCTAGATCTATGTACTCTGATAGAGTCTCCTTGCTCCACATAACCAGTAACCCATCCCTTGGAGAGGAGAAG CCTGTGTTCTTCAGCATAAAGGCATACATAAGTTTCATTAAGCCTGATCAGACCATGTGGTATCGGGCATGTAGGACGTGTAACAAGAAAGTTACTGATGCTTTTGGGTCTGGGTATTGGTGTGAAGGATGCCAAAAGAATGATGCAGAATGTAGTTTGAG ATATATAATGGCATTGAAAGTTTTTGATGCTAGTGGTGAAGCTTGGTTCTCTGCATTCAATGAACACGCAGAGAAAATACTTGGATGCTCTGCTGATGAACTTGACAAGCTTAAATCTGAG GAGGGAGAAACTGCTTATCAAATGAAATTGAAGGAAGCTACATGGGTTCCTCACCTTTTCCGGGTCAGTGTTGCACCACAAGAGTATAACAGTGAGAAAAGGCAAAGGATAACAGTCAGGGCTGTTGCTCCAGTTGATTATGCTGCAGAATCCAAATACTTGCTGGAAGAAATGTCTAAGATGAATATTTCTATATAA
- the LOC142179839 gene encoding uncharacterized protein LOC142179839, producing MVSKDKIEGYMRFLGFQGCISNDNGKIWCFWKNICHTIVSTNDEQHITIKIEEGSSNITTVITAVYAKCTSRERKDLWSSLENDNNGINGPWCIGGDFNIFLEPDVKLGGNPHKMSKSLDFMNCMDNCGMTDIGFSGAKFTWCSDHRPLLMKCFDKTNNHIKYFRFLNFWTKQDDFLNIVKEGWDTHISGNNIWRLQAKLKLLSRKLSQWSRESIGDIQSNIIKWEEKIQSLEEMGIINNTEADKSKTNKAHAEYIRWIDMQEFLNTQKANIKWFGDGDRNTSYFHSLLREKRRKLQLDRIKNHKGK from the exons ATGGTTAGTAAGGACAAGATTGAGGGCTACATGAGATTCTTGGGATTCCAGGGATGTATCTCTAACGACAATGGAAAAATATGGTGTTTTTGGAAGAACATTTGTCATACCATTGTTTCTACCAATGATGAACAACACATTACTATCAAGATTGAAGAAGGCTCTTCCAACATTACTACTGTCATTACGGCTGTTTATGCCAAATGTACTTCTAGGGAAAGAAAAGACTTATGGTCTAGCCTAGAAAATGACAACAATGGTATTAATGGCCCATGGTGCATTGGAGGAGACTTCAATATTTTCTTAGAACCTGATGTAAAACTTGGTGGTAACCCTCACAAAATGTCTAAGAGCTTAGATTTTATGAATTGTATGGATAACTGTGGGATGACAGATATTGGTTTTTCTGGAGCTAAGTTTACTTGGT GCTCAGATCACAGGCCTTTGCTTATGAAATGTTTTGATAAGACCAACAACCACATTAAGTACTTTCGATTTCTTAATTTTTGGACTAAGCAAGACGACTTTCTCAACATTGTTAAAGAGGGTTGGGACACTCATATCAGTGGCAACAATATATGGAGACTCCAAGCTAAGCTGAAACTTCTTAGCAGAAAGCTAAGTCAATGGTCTAGAGAATCCATAGGAGATATCCAGAGTAATATCATCAAGTGGGAGGAGAAGATTCAAAGCCTGGAAGAAATGGGTATTATCAACAACACAGAGGCAGACAAAAGTAAAACTAACAAAGCCCATGCAGAATACATCAGATGGATAGATATGCAGGAGTTCTTAAACACTCAGAAGGCAAACATAAAGTGGTTTGGAGATGGAGATAGGAACACAAGCTATTTCCACAGTTTGCTCAGAGAAAAGAGGAGAAAACTTCAATTGGATAGGATTAAAAATCATAAAGGAAAATGA
- the LOC107823678 gene encoding putative aspartic proteinase GIP2 gives MAFSSYYLTLICSLLLSISSCIGQTAFQPKALLLPVTKDSSTLQYTTQIGQRTPLVPIKLTIHLGGQTLWVDCEDGYVSSTYRPARCGSVQCTLAKVNTCGDCNTTPRIGCSNNACYNTPENPFIKTLYDGGEITEDVLSIQSTDGSNPGKFVKIPSFIFTCVPTFLTEGLASGVKGTVGLGRNGIALPSQLAQVFSFPRKFALCLSSSTKSSGVIFFGDGPYMMLPNIDISKNLIFIPLIINPFGTGSVPFLNESSSEYFIGVKSIRLNGKPVPINKKLLSIDKRGNGGTKISTGSPYSILETSIYDAVTKALVQELSNVTRVTAVAPFETCFSSKNIASAKVGQAVPAIDLMLQSKQVYWRIFGSNSMVEVSQDVICLGFVNGGIKPTTSIVIGGHQLEDNLLQFDLPRSTLGFSSSLLFRQTTCANFNFTSKA, from the coding sequence ATGGCTTTCAGTAGCTACTATTTGACCCTCATTTGTTCACTTCTCCTTTCCATTTCTTCTTGCATAGGCCAAACTGCTTTTCAGCCTAAAGCTCTACTCCTTCCTGTGACCAAAGACTCTTCTACTctccaatacacaacccaaattGGTCAAAGAACTCCTCTTGTGCCCATCAAGTTGACAATACATCTTGGTGGACAAACTTTATGGGTAGACTGTGAAGATGGTTATGTGAGTTCCACTTATCGACCTGCTCGTTGTGGCTCAGTTCAATGTACCCTCGCCAAAGTTAACACTTGTGGAGACTGCAACACCACTCCCAGAATTGGGTGCAGCAATAATGCATGTTATAACACCCCTGAAAATCCATTCATCAAGACTTTATATGATGGTGGCGAAATTACCGAAGACGTTTTATCGATACAATCCACTGATGGATCAAATCCTGGTAAGTTTGTTAAGATCCCAAGCTTCATTTTCACTTGCGTTCCTACATTCTTGACTGAAGGTCTAGCGAGTGGAGTGAAAGGAACTGTTGGATTGGGAAGGAATGGTATCGCACTTCCTTCCCAACTAGCTCAAGTCTTCAGCTTTCCAAGAAAATTTGCTCTTTGTTTGAGTTCATCCACCAAATCATCTGGTGTCATATTTTTTGGTGATGGGCCTTATATGATGCTTCCAAATATTGATatctctaaaaatctcatctttATACCATTGATCATCAATCCTTTTGGTACTGGATCAGTTCCTTTCCTAAATGAATCTTCTTCAGAGTACTTCATTGGAGTGAAATCTATTAGACTGAATGGAAAACCAGTGCCAATTAACAAAAAATTGCTCTCAATTGACAAGAGGGGAAATGGTGGAACAAAAATCAGCACAGGGAGTCCTTATTCAATCTTAGAAACTTCCATCTATGATGCTGTGACTAAAGCTTTAGTTCAAGAACTTTCTAATGTGACCAGAGTGACTGCTGTGGCACCTTTTGAGACTTGTTTCAGCTCAAAAAATATTGCTAGTGCAAAGGTCGGACAAGCTGTTCCTGCCATCGATCTCATGTTGCAGAGTAAACAAGTCTATTGGAGGATTTTTGGTTCAAATTCAATGGTGGAAGTTAGCCAAGATGTGATATGTTTAGGATTTGTGAATGGTGGGATTAAACCCACTACTTCAATAGTAATAGGAGGACATCAACTGGAGGACAATCTTCTACAATTTGACCTTCCAAGATCAACACTTGGTTTCAGCTCATCCCTTTTGTTCCGCCAAACTACATGTGCCAATTTCAACTTCACATCAAAGGCTTAA